The proteins below come from a single Rosa rugosa chromosome 2, drRosRugo1.1, whole genome shotgun sequence genomic window:
- the LOC133728615 gene encoding mediator of RNA polymerase II transcription subunit 15a-like, with product MDTNNWRPPQGGHTNGADWQEEVYQKIKVMKEMYYSELSEMYPKLATKIHQYESLPQQPMSDRLEKLKMFKTLLEHLIAVLQISKTNISPGLKEKLDLYEKQMINFINVNRPRITQVQSHENQMILQLQSLNLQGSVPTMQQNNMTGLQQNYMSSLSGVSTAQQNMMNRLQPSSNIYPGQGTALNSLQQVPVGSVQQASVSAPQQVNMNALPSQNGINM from the exons ATGGACACGAATAATTGGAGGCCTCCTCAAGGTGGACATACAAATGGTGCTGATTGGCAAGAGGAGGTCTATCAAAAG ATCAAAGTCATGAAGGAGATGTACTACTCCGAACTAAGTGAAATGTACCCAAAACTTGCTACTAAAATTCATCAG TACGAGTCCCTTCCACAACAGCCAATGTCAGATCGGCTTGAGAAGCTGAAGATGTTTAAGACCTTGCTGGAGCACCTGATTGCTGTCTTACAAATTTCCAAAACTAACATATCACCTGGTTTGAAGGAGAAGTTGGATTTATATGAGAAGCAGATGATAAATTTTATTAATGTAAATAGACCCAGGATTACTCAAGTGCAATCTCATGAAAATCAGATGATCCTACAATTGCAATCCCTGAACTTGCAAGGTTCCGTGCCAACAATGCAGCAGAACAATATGACGGGCTTGCAGCAAAATTATATGTCTTCTTTATCTGGGGTTTCAACAGCACAGCAAAACATGATGAATCGATTGCAGCCAAGTTCCAATATTTATCCAGGACAAGGAACCGCACTGAACTCACTGCAGCAGGTTCCTGTGGGCTCTGTCCAACAAGCTTCTGTCAGTGCTCCCCAACAAGTTAACATGAATGCCTTACCATCTCAGAATGGGATTAACATGTGA